Proteins encoded within one genomic window of Lactococcus garvieae:
- the purQ gene encoding phosphoribosylformylglycinamidine synthase subunit PurQ: protein MKFAVIQFPGSNCDFDLLWAIRDVMQSEAEFVWHEESSLSGFDAVLIPGGFSYGDYLRCGAIASFSNIMPEIKRLAAEGKPVFGTCNGFQILIEAGLLPGALIQNDSLKFVSKWQDLKVNAASKFTSEYSEDEIISLPIAHGEGKYIADEETLAALKENGQIVFSYSNGNPNGSNMDIAGICNPEGNVLGMMPHPERAVEALLGGDDGKKMFASILKNFVEEGAPK from the coding sequence ATGAAATTTGCAGTGATTCAATTTCCAGGGTCTAATTGTGACTTTGACTTACTCTGGGCAATTCGTGATGTGATGCAGTCTGAAGCAGAGTTTGTTTGGCATGAAGAAAGTTCACTTAGTGGATTTGATGCTGTTTTAATTCCTGGTGGTTTTAGTTATGGAGATTACTTACGTTGTGGTGCAATTGCTTCTTTTTCTAATATTATGCCAGAAATCAAGCGCCTAGCAGCTGAAGGGAAACCTGTTTTTGGGACCTGCAATGGCTTCCAAATTCTTATTGAAGCAGGATTATTACCAGGCGCTTTAATTCAAAATGATAGCCTAAAGTTTGTCTCTAAGTGGCAAGATTTAAAAGTAAATGCTGCTTCGAAATTCACTAGTGAGTATTCAGAAGACGAAATTATTAGTTTGCCGATTGCACACGGTGAGGGCAAGTATATCGCAGATGAAGAAACCTTGGCTGCCTTAAAGGAAAATGGGCAGATTGTTTTTAGCTATAGTAATGGAAATCCGAATGGATCAAACATGGATATCGCGGGTATTTGTAACCCTGAAGGAAATGTATTAGGCATGATGCCTCACCCCGAAAGAGCTGTTGAAGCCCTTCTTGGCGGAGATGATGGTAAAAAAATGTTTGCAAGCATTTTGAAAAATTTTGTAGAAGAAGGAGCTCCTAAATGA
- the purS gene encoding phosphoribosylformylglycinamidine synthase subunit PurS produces the protein MSKVKVYVTYKKSILDPQGQAIKSATQKLGYSEIQDIRVGKYFEIEIDAEAEEALAKIDEISEKLLANPNMETYKVEVVSE, from the coding sequence ATGAGCAAAGTAAAAGTTTATGTGACCTATAAAAAATCAATTTTAGACCCTCAAGGGCAAGCAATCAAGTCAGCAACTCAGAAGCTCGGTTATTCTGAAATTCAAGATATCCGTGTAGGAAAGTACTTCGAAATTGAAATAGATGCTGAAGCTGAAGAAGCACTTGCAAAAATTGACGAAATTTCAGAAAAGTTACTGGCAAATCCAAACATGGAAACTTACAAAGTTGAGGTGGTGAGTGAATGA
- the purC gene encoding phosphoribosylaminoimidazolesuccinocarboxamide synthase, whose product MRKGHLLYEGKAKKLYETEDSGVIWVEYCDNATALNGKRKEEIKGKGALNNQITSLIFQKLNSENIRTTFIESLSNTEQLNHKVEIIPLEVVLRNRVAGSFAKRFGLEEGEVLPQPIIEFYYKSDQLDDPFINDEHVYFLNIATQEELKFIKEETLKINGLLKKIWSEIGLSLVDFKLEFGRTPAGEIILADEISPDTCRLWDAEGNHLDKDVFRRNIGDLIEVYSRVLEALQDKKSL is encoded by the coding sequence GTGAGAAAGGGACACTTACTTTATGAAGGAAAAGCTAAAAAGCTTTATGAAACAGAGGACTCAGGAGTGATTTGGGTTGAATATTGTGACAATGCTACAGCCTTGAATGGTAAAAGGAAAGAGGAAATTAAAGGTAAAGGGGCACTTAATAATCAAATAACTTCATTGATTTTCCAAAAACTTAATTCCGAAAATATCCGAACAACATTCATCGAGTCACTATCTAATACCGAACAATTGAATCATAAAGTTGAAATTATTCCACTAGAAGTTGTCTTAAGAAATCGTGTCGCAGGTTCCTTTGCTAAAAGATTTGGCTTGGAAGAGGGGGAAGTTCTTCCTCAACCCATCATTGAATTTTATTACAAGTCTGATCAGCTTGATGATCCATTTATCAATGATGAACATGTTTATTTTCTCAATATTGCCACTCAGGAAGAGCTGAAGTTCATAAAAGAAGAAACACTTAAAATTAATGGGTTGCTTAAAAAAATATGGTCAGAAATAGGTTTAAGCTTAGTAGACTTTAAACTAGAATTTGGACGTACACCGGCTGGGGAGATTATCTTAGCCGATGAAATTTCTCCAGATACTTGTCGTCTCTGGGATGCAGAGGGAAATCACTTAGATAAGGACGTCTTTCGTCGTAATATAGGTGATTTGATTGAAGTTTATAGTCGTGTCTTGGAAGCCTTACAAGATAAAAAATCGCTTTAA
- a CDS encoding ASCH domain-containing protein translates to MYAKFIEEANLNPENFSDAWAFGNSPEMADELLELVLQGKKTATASALADYGPDDFLPAVDGRYEILLDGKGRPRVAIQTSKVYIAKFDKVTEDHAFKEGEGDRSLAHWRRVHEQFFREMDCFSPNMDVVCEEFEILYKRS, encoded by the coding sequence ATGTACGCAAAATTTATTGAAGAAGCAAATCTAAATCCCGAGAATTTTAGTGACGCTTGGGCTTTTGGCAATAGTCCCGAGATGGCAGATGAATTACTAGAATTGGTCCTTCAAGGGAAAAAAACAGCAACAGCAAGTGCTTTGGCAGACTATGGCCCAGATGATTTTCTGCCTGCTGTTGATGGCAGATACGAAATTTTACTGGATGGGAAAGGTCGCCCTCGGGTCGCAATTCAAACCAGTAAGGTTTATATTGCTAAATTTGATAAAGTTACAGAGGACCATGCCTTCAAAGAAGGAGAAGGTGATCGCAGTTTAGCCCATTGGCGGCGGGTACATGAACAGTTTTTCCGGGAGATGGACTGTTTTTCTCCAAACATGGATGTTGTCTGCGAAGAATTTGAAATACTTTACAAACGTTCGTAA
- a CDS encoding thymidylate synthase, with product MTYADKIFKENISNILENGVFSENARPKYKNGQTANSKYITGSFVTYDLEKDQFPITTLRRIPIKTAIKELMWIYQDQTSELSVLEDKYGVKYWAEWGIGDGTIGQRYGATVKKYNIIGKLLEGLEKNPWNRRNIINLWQYEDFEETEGLLPCAFQTMFDVRREADGQIYLDATLIQRSNDMLVAHHINAMQYVALQMMLAKHFSWKVGKFFYFINNLHIYDNQFEQANELLSRTAAEKEPRLVLNVPDGTNFFDIKPEDFELVDYEPVSPQLKFDLAI from the coding sequence ATGACCTACGCAGACAAAATCTTCAAAGAAAATATCAGTAATATCCTCGAAAATGGCGTGTTCTCTGAAAATGCACGTCCAAAATATAAAAATGGCCAAACAGCTAATAGTAAATATATTACAGGATCTTTCGTAACTTATGATCTTGAAAAAGACCAATTTCCAATCACTACTCTTCGTCGTATCCCTATAAAAACAGCCATTAAAGAATTGATGTGGATTTATCAAGACCAAACCAGCGAATTGAGTGTGCTTGAAGACAAATATGGTGTGAAATACTGGGCTGAGTGGGGCATTGGTGATGGAACAATCGGTCAACGCTATGGTGCAACTGTCAAGAAATATAATATTATCGGTAAACTTTTAGAAGGATTAGAAAAAAATCCGTGGAATCGCCGTAATATTATTAACCTTTGGCAGTATGAAGATTTTGAAGAAACAGAGGGTCTTTTACCCTGTGCTTTTCAAACGATGTTTGATGTGCGACGTGAAGCTGACGGGCAAATCTATCTGGATGCAACCTTGATTCAACGCTCTAACGATATGCTTGTCGCCCACCATATCAATGCGATGCAATATGTCGCCTTACAAATGATGCTGGCTAAGCATTTTAGTTGGAAAGTGGGTAAGTTTTTCTACTTCATTAATAACTTACATATCTATGATAACCAATTTGAACAAGCCAATGAGCTATTGTCACGTACAGCTGCTGAAAAAGAACCCCGTCTCGTTTTGAATGTTCCAGATGGTACGAATTTCTTTGATATTAAACCCGAAGATTTTGAATTAGTAGACTATGAGCCAGTGAGCCCCCAACTAAAATTTGATCTGGCAATCTGA
- a CDS encoding APC family permease, with translation MKKEKLLSPFAVFLLGINSIIGSGIFLLSGHIYNKAGIYSLLAIAAAGLSILVIALSYANMSKLYPESGGAFVYVKNIFGPFAGFIIGMLTWMLGVVTLATEVSALMTALQMIYPHANGKLIGLILLLLLALVSFFGASILNKLDSLTSLVKILIIAIFSLTCIWLFRGANFTAQPTLSNVSPLQGFISAYGTAFFFYTGFSFLPVNADKIKDPSKTLPKMLTWVILTCTFLYLLLQTITIGALGSSLPDSLVPAASAFSQVVGAIGVPLIIFAICISIFGVAVAASFNTTTILVSLAQAHEDVPMRVAKSNRFGAPGIAVALTFLGAVLLYLSGNYLFLSGLTVFMSFAQYLSTGFANIKKKFMFIGLGTVLFSLVLLFSFTVQVLTVGFSIVIVLSLAYFFSQKLARQEKIKKM, from the coding sequence ATGAAAAAAGAAAAACTTCTCTCACCGTTTGCTGTTTTTCTCTTAGGTATAAACAGTATTATTGGGTCGGGCATCTTCTTGCTCTCTGGACACATTTATAACAAGGCTGGAATCTATAGTCTGCTTGCTATTGCAGCGGCCGGCCTCTCTATCTTAGTCATTGCCCTTTCTTATGCAAATATGAGTAAACTCTATCCTGAAAGTGGTGGCGCTTTTGTCTACGTCAAAAATATCTTCGGGCCTTTTGCTGGGTTCATTATTGGGATGTTGACATGGATGCTTGGTGTCGTCACACTGGCAACTGAAGTTTCCGCCTTGATGACTGCGCTTCAGATGATCTATCCTCATGCGAATGGGAAGTTAATAGGCCTTATCCTCTTGCTCCTTTTAGCGCTGGTCAGTTTTTTTGGAGCTTCTATTTTAAACAAGTTAGATAGCCTTACTTCACTCGTTAAAATCTTAATCATTGCTATTTTTTCTTTGACCTGTATCTGGCTCTTTCGTGGGGCGAACTTCACTGCTCAACCTACATTATCGAATGTCAGTCCCTTGCAAGGTTTTATTAGCGCTTATGGTACAGCATTCTTCTTCTATACAGGATTTTCATTTTTACCTGTCAATGCGGATAAAATCAAAGATCCGTCTAAGACTCTTCCTAAAATGCTTACTTGGGTTATCTTGACTTGTACTTTTCTTTACCTTTTACTTCAAACTATTACAATCGGAGCTCTAGGCTCATCTCTCCCTGATAGCCTTGTTCCTGCTGCAAGTGCTTTTAGTCAAGTTGTTGGCGCTATTGGTGTACCCCTTATCATATTTGCGATTTGTATCTCAATCTTCGGTGTTGCTGTCGCGGCTTCCTTTAATACTACCACTATTTTAGTTAGCCTCGCTCAAGCACATGAGGACGTGCCTATGCGAGTAGCTAAAAGTAATCGCTTCGGGGCTCCCGGTATCGCTGTGGCCCTTACATTTTTAGGAGCGGTTTTACTCTATCTAAGTGGGAACTATTTGTTCCTTTCTGGGCTGACAGTCTTTATGAGCTTTGCCCAGTACCTTTCTACTGGTTTTGCGAATATCAAGAAAAAGTTTATGTTTATTGGTCTGGGTACTGTTCTCTTCTCACTTGTACTGCTCTTTAGTTTTACAGTACAAGTTCTAACCGTGGGATTCAGTATCGTGATTGTCCTTTCCCTAGCTTATTTCTTTTCTCAAAAATTAGCACGACAAGAAAAAATTAAAAAGATGTAA
- a CDS encoding ABC-F family ATP-binding cassette domain-containing protein gives MADFLASELTKSVGDKTLFDKISFIIHDLDRIGLLGTNGTGKTTLLNIIAEVQGYDGDVSPFTHPQDYKITYLTQEPAFDDTASIMDTVLDDSLPQMRAIKNYEAALLNIEDLSKFERAQADMDALNAWQVEADVKTVLTKLKLPDFSSKIGSLSGGQKRRVQLAQALVNPSDLLLLDEPTNHLDVDTISWLQNYLKNSKRTVLFVTHDRYFLDNVATRIFELDKAKLKEYQGNYQDYLAKRAEDEEREAASLHKNQQLYKSELVWIRKSPQARATKQQARIDRFENLKEDVRTDKDLGNVDISLATTRLGKKVINFENAGFAFPDKEIFSNLNWIVQNKSRVGIVGDNGVGKSTLLNIIAGELELTEGTMDIGETVKIGYFSQEIRGLEEDKRIISFLEEVASASQNTSGESISIVNLLEQFLFPRSTHGTLIRKLSGGEKKRLYLLKILLTQPNVLLLDEPTNDLDIATLTVLEDFLSRFPGAVITVSHDRYFQDKVSNELLAFENGEIKHLFGAYSDYLLTKENIPAEESAPKVDTRVREESKPRMTWAEKQEWGSIEDEIAELEARIEEIDTAMNENGSDAGMLSDLQKELDQVTSDLEEKYERWEFLSEKA, from the coding sequence ATGGCAGATTTTTTAGCATCGGAATTGACTAAAAGTGTTGGTGATAAAACTCTTTTTGATAAAATTTCATTTATAATTCATGATTTAGACCGCATTGGTTTATTAGGGACAAATGGTACAGGGAAAACAACTTTACTGAATATTATTGCTGAAGTACAAGGTTATGATGGGGATGTTTCTCCTTTTACTCATCCACAAGACTATAAGATTACGTATTTAACACAAGAACCGGCTTTTGACGATACAGCGAGTATCATGGATACCGTTCTCGATGATTCGCTGCCACAGATGAGAGCCATTAAAAACTATGAAGCAGCCCTTTTAAATATTGAAGATTTATCAAAGTTTGAGCGTGCACAGGCAGATATGGATGCTCTAAATGCTTGGCAAGTAGAAGCTGATGTGAAAACGGTATTAACGAAACTTAAACTGCCGGATTTTTCTTCAAAAATTGGCTCGCTTTCTGGAGGACAAAAGCGCCGTGTTCAGTTGGCTCAAGCACTGGTTAATCCATCTGACTTGCTTTTGCTAGATGAACCTACAAACCACCTCGATGTGGATACGATTTCTTGGTTACAGAATTATCTGAAAAATAGTAAGCGCACAGTGCTTTTTGTAACCCATGATCGTTACTTTTTAGATAATGTCGCCACCCGTATTTTTGAATTGGATAAAGCCAAACTTAAAGAGTACCAAGGAAACTATCAAGACTATTTGGCCAAACGGGCAGAAGATGAGGAACGTGAAGCTGCAAGTTTACATAAAAATCAGCAACTTTATAAGTCTGAGCTGGTTTGGATTCGTAAGTCTCCTCAAGCACGTGCCACAAAACAACAAGCTCGGATAGATCGTTTTGAAAATCTGAAAGAAGATGTTCGGACGGATAAAGATTTGGGAAATGTAGATATCAGCTTAGCGACGACACGTTTGGGTAAAAAAGTAATAAACTTTGAAAATGCTGGTTTTGCTTTCCCAGACAAGGAGATATTTTCAAACCTTAACTGGATAGTACAAAACAAAAGTCGTGTGGGCATTGTTGGTGATAATGGTGTCGGAAAATCAACCCTTCTTAATATTATTGCTGGTGAACTTGAATTGACTGAAGGAACAATGGATATTGGAGAAACAGTCAAGATTGGTTACTTTAGCCAAGAAATTCGAGGTTTGGAAGAAGACAAACGTATTATTAGCTTCCTAGAAGAGGTTGCATCTGCCAGTCAAAATACAAGTGGCGAATCGATTTCGATTGTTAATCTTTTAGAGCAATTTTTATTCCCAAGAAGTACGCATGGAACTTTGATTCGTAAGCTTTCTGGTGGGGAGAAAAAACGCCTTTATTTATTGAAAATATTGCTGACTCAACCTAATGTTTTACTTTTGGATGAGCCGACAAATGATTTAGATATTGCAACATTAACCGTTTTAGAAGATTTTCTTTCAAGATTCCCCGGCGCTGTTATCACTGTGAGTCATGACCGCTATTTCCAAGATAAAGTGTCAAATGAACTTTTAGCTTTTGAAAACGGAGAAATTAAGCATCTTTTTGGCGCTTACAGTGATTATCTGCTGACAAAAGAAAATATCCCTGCAGAAGAATCAGCTCCTAAGGTGGATACACGTGTACGTGAGGAAAGTAAACCACGTATGACATGGGCAGAAAAACAAGAGTGGGGATCGATTGAGGATGAAATCGCAGAATTAGAAGCACGTATCGAAGAAATAGATACAGCTATGAACGAAAACGGATCAGATGCCGGTATGCTTTCTGACTTACAAAAAGAATTGGATCAGGTGACTTCTGATCTAGAAGAAAAATATGAACGCTGGGAATTTCTTAGTGAAAAGGCATAA
- a CDS encoding glycerophosphodiester phosphodiesterase, with protein sequence MRKTFQSTKDFFKNTFNYFGPAIFFHLLVLLVVVPTLTATTNYILNRKEIDYLAFDNVFSIFREHPMSGLALVGVLVLILVTVFLEFAFLTILVHFVKVKQKVTIPELLYATASRLRHLRPSLIIFFLFYFMLVLPLSGFANSIDIISAIQVPNFILEFIATNNWWLLAAYLLLTVLSVYISYRLIFVLPLMILQQKKLRTSLAESWKMSKKKFRVFLLRFTAIFISLLVSFWIMSQSLIFVQTEIEQHLPNIALASATVIMLIIQILAVLHMLLSLILIFYVVINLLEELTPEKIVVELKEFRILPRGWVWFVRSFLSLLLFLFLAASCIYNVYYLSQDTLSDPLIISHRGVSEQKGVQNTIPALIETSQTHHPDYVEIDVRETKDKQFVVMHEENVRLLTGVNKKVSQMTLDEATKLTVHEHGQSAPLPSFDAYLKEANKLKQKLLIEIKVPLNANLDAVSKNFLKRYKQDIAIYKHQVQTLSFDLSRTLKDQDTSTFVSYIMTYNLIGVPKSNVDAFSVEISTLDTEFVEKAHGYGKKVYAWDVNDSNTVQRMRLYDVDGLITDNIPVVKKTIEETQDGMSFSQKIRIYLLDLGNADLTGLDSESSSSFNV encoded by the coding sequence ATGCGTAAAACTTTTCAATCGACAAAAGACTTTTTTAAAAACACCTTTAATTATTTTGGGCCAGCTATCTTTTTTCATCTCTTAGTTTTGCTGGTTGTTGTTCCAACACTTACAGCAACGACAAATTATATACTCAATCGAAAAGAAATTGACTATTTAGCCTTTGACAATGTTTTTTCAATCTTTAGGGAACATCCGATGTCAGGGCTCGCTTTAGTTGGAGTTCTCGTATTGATTTTAGTCACCGTGTTTTTGGAATTTGCCTTTCTGACGATACTGGTTCATTTTGTGAAGGTGAAGCAAAAAGTAACGATACCTGAACTGCTCTATGCGACTGCTTCAAGATTAAGACACCTCAGGCCATCTTTAATAATTTTTTTCCTCTTTTACTTTATGCTGGTGCTTCCTTTGAGTGGTTTTGCCAACAGTATTGATATTATTTCAGCGATTCAAGTACCTAATTTTATTTTAGAATTTATTGCAACAAATAACTGGTGGCTCCTTGCCGCTTATCTTTTACTCACCGTTTTATCGGTTTATATTAGTTATCGTCTCATCTTTGTGTTACCTCTGATGATCTTACAGCAAAAGAAACTAAGGACTTCTCTGGCAGAGAGTTGGAAGATGAGTAAGAAGAAATTCAGAGTGTTTCTTTTGCGCTTCACAGCAATTTTTATAAGTCTACTTGTATCATTTTGGATAATGAGTCAGTCTTTGATCTTTGTTCAAACTGAAATTGAACAACACTTGCCTAATATCGCCTTAGCATCTGCCACGGTGATTATGCTTATCATACAGATTTTGGCTGTCTTACATATGCTTTTATCTTTGATTCTGATTTTCTATGTTGTCATTAATCTTCTAGAAGAGTTGACACCAGAAAAAATTGTAGTTGAGCTAAAGGAATTTCGGATTCTTCCAAGAGGTTGGGTTTGGTTTGTTCGGAGTTTCTTAAGCTTACTTTTGTTTTTGTTTCTCGCTGCGAGTTGTATTTACAATGTTTACTACCTCAGCCAAGATACCTTATCCGATCCCTTGATCATATCGCATCGTGGTGTTTCAGAACAGAAAGGTGTGCAAAATACGATTCCTGCCTTGATTGAAACCAGTCAAACACATCATCCGGATTATGTTGAGATTGATGTCCGTGAAACGAAAGATAAACAGTTTGTGGTTATGCACGAAGAAAATGTGCGTTTACTCACTGGAGTGAACAAAAAAGTAAGTCAAATGACGCTAGATGAGGCAACCAAACTGACAGTGCATGAGCATGGGCAGTCAGCACCACTCCCTAGCTTTGATGCGTATTTAAAAGAAGCAAATAAACTGAAGCAAAAACTTTTGATTGAGATTAAGGTACCGCTGAATGCAAACCTTGATGCCGTGAGTAAAAACTTCTTGAAGCGCTACAAACAGGACATCGCCATATATAAACATCAGGTACAGACTTTGAGTTTCGATCTTTCAAGGACCTTAAAAGACCAAGACACGTCTACATTTGTATCTTATATTATGACTTATAATTTGATTGGCGTACCAAAAAGTAATGTGGATGCTTTTTCAGTCGAAATCTCGACATTAGATACTGAATTTGTTGAGAAGGCTCATGGTTATGGGAAAAAAGTCTACGCCTGGGATGTAAATGATTCAAATACCGTACAACGGATGAGACTCTATGATGTAGATGGTCTCATAACTGATAACATTCCTGTAGTGAAGAAAACAATTGAAGAAACACAAGACGGTATGAGCTTTTCTCAAAAAATCCGAATTTATTTGTTGGATTTGGGTAATGCAGATTTAACTGGCCTTGATTCGGAAAGCAGTTCTAGTTTTAATGTTTAG
- a CDS encoding C69 family dipeptidase: MITRKQGSCTTILVGKKATIDGSTLIARNDDGHEALDPQRFVVVQPEEQPRHYKSVLSALELDLPENPMRYTATPNAVLTSGTWAAAGINSANVAMSATETITTNPRILGLDPYNDESGMGEEDYVTLVLPYIHSAREGVERLGALLDQYGTYEPNGIAFADKEEVWWLETIGGHHWAAVRIPDDSYVVAPNRMNIDHFDFESEDTLCSADLKDLIDENLLNPDFEGYNLRHIFGSSSVKDSVYNNPRTWYGQNALGTPSDDPQNSELPFICKASRKISVEDVKFVLSSHFENTEFDTYGTTNTPEQAQLFRPIGINRNHSVHILQIRNHVDEKLAGVQWLAFGANTFNHVVPFYTNVEDTPACYRDATATFDLNNMYWLSCTAALLGDTDYSKFVDLRDTYELATMGKFREIQNATDKAGAAADPQAANEELAAFALKAMTEMLGRMVISGSNRMKLRYDFND, from the coding sequence ATGATTACTCGTAAACAAGGTTCATGTACTACTATTTTAGTAGGGAAAAAGGCCACTATTGACGGCTCAACACTTATCGCTCGTAATGACGATGGCCACGAAGCACTTGACCCACAACGCTTTGTCGTGGTTCAGCCAGAAGAACAACCCCGCCACTACAAATCAGTTCTAAGTGCTTTGGAATTGGACCTTCCAGAAAACCCAATGCGTTATACAGCAACACCAAATGCTGTTTTGACAAGTGGTACTTGGGCAGCAGCGGGTATTAACTCCGCTAACGTAGCGATGTCAGCCACTGAAACCATCACCACAAACCCACGCATCTTGGGGCTTGATCCTTATAATGATGAAAGTGGTATGGGCGAGGAAGACTATGTAACTTTAGTTTTACCTTATATTCATAGTGCACGCGAAGGTGTGGAACGCTTAGGTGCCCTCTTAGACCAATACGGGACTTATGAACCAAATGGTATTGCTTTTGCTGATAAAGAAGAAGTATGGTGGTTGGAAACTATTGGTGGGCATCATTGGGCGGCTGTCCGTATCCCTGATGACTCTTATGTGGTGGCGCCAAACCGTATGAATATTGATCACTTTGATTTTGAAAGTGAAGATACGCTTTGCTCAGCAGACTTGAAAGATTTGATTGATGAAAATCTTCTCAATCCAGATTTTGAAGGTTATAACTTACGTCATATCTTTGGCTCTAGTTCAGTTAAGGACAGTGTTTATAACAACCCACGCACTTGGTATGGTCAAAATGCTTTGGGAACGCCAAGCGATGATCCTCAAAATTCAGAGCTACCATTTATCTGTAAAGCTTCTCGTAAAATCTCAGTGGAAGATGTAAAATTTGTACTTTCAAGTCACTTTGAAAATACAGAATTTGACACTTATGGTACAACGAATACACCAGAACAAGCACAACTTTTCCGTCCAATCGGTATCAACCGTAACCACAGTGTGCACATCCTGCAAATCCGTAACCATGTGGATGAAAAACTTGCGGGTGTCCAATGGTTAGCCTTTGGTGCTAATACGTTTAACCATGTTGTACCTTTTTACACGAATGTTGAGGATACACCTGCTTGCTACCGTGATGCAACAGCTACATTTGATTTGAATAACATGTACTGGCTCAGCTGTACAGCGGCGCTTCTAGGGGATACTGACTACAGTAAATTTGTTGATCTTCGCGATACTTATGAGTTGGCAACAATGGGCAAATTCCGTGAAATACAAAATGCGACAGATAAAGCTGGAGCAGCAGCTGATCCACAAGCTGCTAATGAAGAACTGGCTGCCTTTGCACTTAAAGCAATGACTGAAATGCTTGGTCGTATGGTTATCTCAGGTTCAAACCGTATGAAATTACGTTATGATTTTAATGATTAA
- a CDS encoding CCA tRNA nucleotidyltransferase, translated as MILENLPSEFVQALPVLEKIQAHGFEAYFVGGSVRDVLLQRPIHDVDIATSAYPAETKAIFPHTIDVGIEHGTVLVLAGKSEAEHYEITTFRTESAYTDYRRPDSVDFVRELSEDLKRRDFTINAFAMDTHGQVIDMFDGLSDLAAARLRAVGAPAERFNEDALRIMRAMRFAATLNFDIEEETFKAMKERAHLLSKISIERIFIELDKLLLAKNWKKGLEILLTSQAYEFLPDLQEQAISKLIQSIDEDFTFRNSAQAWAALLVHFEQINVKAFLKKWKVSNDFIKYVYDLTEAYKLEAWSLESLYRYGLEKVTLVDQLKLAEGKQIDGEQARLYDEQLQIHHKSEIAVTGNDIIQTLGIKPGPELGKILHQIEGMIVKNQLKNDRNKILTYIKEIL; from the coding sequence ATGATACTAGAGAATTTGCCGTCAGAATTTGTACAAGCTTTGCCGGTTTTAGAAAAAATACAGGCACATGGCTTTGAGGCTTATTTTGTAGGAGGCAGCGTGCGTGATGTGCTATTGCAACGACCCATTCATGATGTTGATATTGCGACCAGTGCTTATCCAGCTGAAACCAAGGCTATATTTCCTCATACCATTGATGTAGGGATTGAGCATGGGACGGTACTCGTTTTAGCTGGTAAATCTGAAGCAGAGCATTATGAAATTACTACTTTCCGGACAGAAAGTGCTTATACGGACTATCGCCGACCAGATTCAGTAGATTTTGTCCGAGAACTTTCAGAAGATCTGAAACGCCGGGACTTCACAATAAATGCTTTTGCTATGGATACTCATGGGCAAGTCATTGATATGTTTGATGGTCTCTCTGATTTAGCTGCTGCACGCCTTCGTGCAGTTGGGGCTCCTGCAGAGCGTTTTAACGAAGATGCGCTACGTATTATGCGCGCGATGCGCTTTGCGGCAACCTTGAATTTTGATATTGAAGAGGAAACTTTCAAGGCGATGAAGGAACGTGCTCACCTTTTGAGTAAAATCTCTATTGAACGGATTTTTATTGAATTAGATAAATTACTTCTAGCAAAAAATTGGAAAAAAGGCCTAGAAATTCTTTTGACTTCCCAAGCATATGAATTTCTCCCTGATTTACAAGAGCAAGCTATAAGTAAACTGATTCAAAGCATAGATGAAGATTTTACTTTTAGAAACTCAGCACAGGCCTGGGCAGCTCTTTTAGTCCATTTTGAACAAATTAATGTAAAAGCTTTTTTGAAGAAATGGAAAGTATCTAATGACTTCATCAAGTATGTTTATGATTTGACAGAAGCGTATAAGCTAGAAGCTTGGAGTCTTGAAAGTCTTTATCGCTATGGCTTAGAAAAAGTTACACTTGTAGATCAGCTTAAACTTGCTGAAGGTAAACAAATAGATGGCGAACAAGCACGCTTATATGATGAACAGCTTCAAATTCATCATAAGTCTGAGATTGCTGTTACTGGTAATGACATCATTCAAACCTTAGGGATAAAACCTGGTCCAGAACTAGGGAAGATACTCCATCAGATTGAAGGAATGATTGTTAAAAACCAATTAAAAAATGATAGAAACAAAATTTTAACATATATTAAGGAGATTCTATGA